One stretch of Schlesneria sp. DSM 10557 DNA includes these proteins:
- a CDS encoding inositol-3-phosphate synthase codes for MAKRKVGVWLIGAWGGVATTVVVGLAALRKGLTDTTGLVTSLPPFAGLDLVNWDEIVIGGHEIRDTSYSAEAQNLIEKSHVFNEKTLAGIASQLAKFDANVRPGTLFNVGSRIESLAGAATLKTKKETASQAVTRLAKDIETFKASNKLDRVVVVNVSSTEPPPKEEVKSWMWADVQRSLAAKGDCPLPASTLYAIAAMKCGAHYVNFTPSIGSDLPGLDEYAHQQQVLHVGRDGKTGETLMKAVLAPMFAARNLKVMSWVGHNIFGNLDGKVLDDPINKANKVKSKDHLLTEILGYKPQTLVSIEYIESMGDWKTAWDHIHFQGFLGTPMVLQFTWQGCDSLLAAPLVIDLIRLTEREARRGSSGVIPHLASFFKSPMGTDEPAFAYQFQELMRWVERVTDENLED; via the coding sequence ATGGCGAAGCGGAAAGTCGGAGTTTGGTTGATCGGCGCCTGGGGGGGAGTTGCCACGACCGTTGTTGTCGGATTGGCAGCATTGCGAAAAGGTCTGACAGACACCACAGGATTAGTCACCTCGCTTCCTCCGTTCGCGGGTCTTGACCTGGTCAACTGGGATGAAATCGTCATTGGTGGCCACGAAATTCGCGACACCTCCTACTCGGCCGAAGCCCAGAACCTGATCGAGAAATCTCACGTTTTCAACGAGAAAACACTCGCGGGAATCGCTTCGCAACTGGCAAAGTTCGACGCCAACGTTCGTCCCGGTACGCTGTTCAACGTGGGCTCCCGCATTGAATCCCTGGCCGGTGCGGCCACTCTCAAGACGAAAAAAGAAACTGCCAGCCAAGCTGTGACACGCCTTGCAAAAGACATTGAAACATTCAAAGCCAGCAACAAGCTCGATCGCGTCGTCGTGGTGAATGTCTCCTCGACAGAACCGCCCCCTAAAGAAGAAGTGAAGTCGTGGATGTGGGCTGACGTCCAGAGATCCCTTGCAGCCAAAGGAGACTGCCCGCTGCCGGCCAGTACACTTTACGCCATCGCGGCAATGAAGTGTGGCGCTCACTATGTGAACTTCACCCCCTCAATCGGCTCTGATCTGCCAGGTCTCGACGAATACGCACACCAGCAGCAGGTCCTGCACGTTGGCCGTGACGGGAAGACGGGCGAGACCCTGATGAAAGCCGTCCTGGCACCCATGTTCGCCGCTCGCAATCTGAAAGTGATGAGCTGGGTGGGCCATAACATCTTTGGAAATCTGGACGGCAAAGTCCTGGATGACCCCATCAACAAGGCCAACAAGGTGAAATCCAAGGATCACCTGCTCACAGAGATCCTTGGCTATAAACCACAAACGCTGGTTTCCATCGAATACATCGAATCGATGGGAGATTGGAAAACAGCGTGGGATCACATTCACTTCCAGGGCTTCCTCGGCACGCCCATGGTACTGCAATTCACCTGGCAGGGCTGTGACTCCTTACTGGCAGCACCTCTGGTGATTGACCTGATTCGACTGACCGAACGCGAAGCCCGCCGGGGAAGCAGTGGCGTCATCCCCCACCTGGCCTCCTTTTTCAAGAGCCCCATGGGAACCGATGAACCGGCATTCGCCTATCAGTTCCAGGAACTGATGCGGTGGGTCGAACGAGTGACCGACGAGAATCTCGAAGACTAG
- a CDS encoding cytochrome c oxidase subunit 3 codes for MAAELKSVSALRFFLLATSILAVAAVVSLALCQAFPPQRPGSASRFSSAFILSTWLLMMGSGFLLRAIEAVRRERQIRFRRSLSWALATGALFVSVQGYALNYLIQSRTRDVASSAMASFVAVIAALHAMHFLIAFLFLCYITVQANADRYDHEYYWGVTIAAWFWHALGIVWIVILFVMAIARLYE; via the coding sequence GTGGCTGCGGAACTCAAAAGTGTCTCTGCCCTGCGTTTTTTTCTGTTGGCCACGTCAATACTGGCTGTTGCCGCAGTCGTTTCACTAGCGCTCTGCCAGGCGTTTCCGCCACAGCGGCCGGGAAGTGCGAGCCGATTTTCGTCGGCGTTCATCCTGAGCACGTGGCTGTTGATGATGGGAAGCGGATTTCTGCTCCGTGCAATCGAGGCCGTGCGGCGCGAACGTCAGATTCGGTTTCGTCGTTCCCTTTCGTGGGCTCTCGCGACAGGAGCGTTGTTCGTATCGGTCCAGGGATACGCCTTAAACTATCTGATTCAGAGCCGAACCAGGGATGTAGCGTCGAGTGCCATGGCTTCTTTTGTCGCTGTCATCGCTGCATTGCATGCGATGCACTTTCTGATTGCGTTCCTGTTCCTCTGCTACATCACCGTGCAGGCTAACGCCGACCGGTATGACCACGAGTACTACTGGGGGGTCACGATTGCAGCCTGGTTCTGGCACGCTCTCGGTATTGTCTGGATCGTCATTCTGTTCGTAATGGCAATCGCACGACTCTATGAATGA
- the dnaJ gene encoding molecular chaperone DnaJ, protein MATKRDYYEVLGIAKSASVEEIKRAYRKLAAKHHPDRNPGDATAVLTFKEAAEAFDVLSDPDKKARYDRYGHAGVDAGAGGFQDVGDIFDAFGDMFSDLFGAGGGGRRGSAGPRGRKGESLQTSLTIELLDAAVGCTREIEIEKHVSCVTCNGSGAKPGTQPQKCDYCDGRGQVIQSQGFFRVQTTCPSCRGRGTTIREKCTECHGQRVVGRSSMLEVKVPAGIDNGMQLCLRGEGEAGENGGPAGDLYIDIRVKTHPLFKRDGRNLMCEVPITFAQAALGTSLDIPILTGKHHITVPAGTQPGEVFRLKNQGMPDPHGGMRGDLLVEFHVEVPKKLTKKQEELLRQLSELDDKQVSAKRKTFFDSVKAFFTVNEDTE, encoded by the coding sequence ATGGCGACGAAGCGCGATTACTATGAAGTTTTAGGTATAGCCAAATCGGCCAGCGTTGAAGAAATCAAACGAGCCTACCGGAAACTCGCTGCGAAGCACCATCCGGACCGCAATCCTGGCGACGCAACGGCCGTCCTGACATTCAAGGAAGCGGCAGAGGCATTCGATGTTCTCAGCGACCCTGACAAGAAGGCGCGATACGACCGCTATGGGCACGCAGGTGTTGATGCGGGTGCTGGTGGCTTCCAGGACGTAGGGGACATTTTTGACGCCTTCGGGGATATGTTCAGTGATCTTTTCGGGGCGGGTGGCGGCGGACGTCGTGGTTCTGCAGGCCCGCGCGGTCGGAAAGGTGAGAGCCTTCAGACATCCTTGACGATCGAACTGCTGGATGCGGCCGTTGGATGCACTCGGGAAATTGAGATTGAAAAGCATGTGTCTTGCGTCACCTGCAACGGTTCGGGGGCCAAGCCCGGTACCCAGCCGCAGAAATGCGACTACTGCGACGGACGTGGGCAGGTGATCCAGTCGCAGGGCTTCTTCCGAGTCCAGACGACGTGTCCCTCGTGCCGTGGTCGTGGGACGACCATCCGAGAAAAATGCACCGAATGCCATGGGCAGCGAGTCGTTGGACGTTCCAGCATGCTGGAAGTCAAGGTCCCCGCCGGGATCGACAACGGCATGCAGCTGTGTCTCCGAGGCGAAGGCGAAGCGGGAGAAAACGGAGGGCCCGCTGGCGACCTGTACATTGATATTCGTGTGAAAACCCATCCGCTGTTCAAGCGTGACGGACGCAATCTGATGTGTGAAGTGCCGATCACCTTTGCACAGGCGGCACTTGGTACTTCACTTGATATTCCGATTCTGACAGGGAAACATCATATCACCGTCCCTGCAGGGACCCAGCCAGGTGAAGTGTTTCGTCTGAAGAATCAGGGGATGCCCGATCCCCATGGGGGGATGCGGGGCGATTTGCTCGTAGAATTTCACGTGGAAGTTCCGAAAAAGCTTACTAAGAAACAGGAAGAACTGCTGCGGCAGCTTTCCGAACTCGACGATAAGCAGGTCTCTGCAAAGCGGAAAACCTTCTTCGATTCCGTGAAAGCGTTCTTCACCGTAAACGAGGATACTGAATAA
- a CDS encoding metal-dependent transcriptional regulator, translated as MTTLTVENYLKTTLLTGLKTGSDWVTTGQLATAMSVAPGTVTAMLKTLSETGHADYRPYEGVRLTETGRQIALRILRRHRLIELFLVKTLDLNWDEVHAEAENMEHAVSDRLVDRIDEFLGHPVADPHGDPIPSADGAMRGNSELAIPLDTIESGATIRIVRVTEQGSDFLRFLGDSGFSLLKECRVIFNSPEAGIVTTVIDGREVTLGHPAARHVLVERVGDQ; from the coding sequence ATGACAACACTTACGGTCGAAAACTATTTGAAAACCACCCTGCTGACGGGCCTGAAAACAGGTTCCGACTGGGTGACGACAGGTCAACTCGCCACTGCCATGTCCGTCGCGCCGGGTACGGTCACGGCCATGCTGAAAACCCTGTCAGAAACGGGACATGCCGATTACCGTCCCTACGAAGGGGTTCGGCTGACGGAAACCGGGCGCCAGATCGCCCTGCGGATTCTCCGGCGACACCGCTTGATTGAACTGTTTCTTGTGAAAACGCTGGATCTCAACTGGGACGAGGTTCACGCCGAAGCTGAAAACATGGAGCATGCCGTCAGTGACCGGTTAGTTGACCGGATTGACGAATTCCTGGGACATCCAGTTGCCGACCCCCACGGGGACCCGATCCCATCCGCCGATGGGGCCATGCGCGGCAACTCTGAACTGGCAATTCCGCTGGACACAATCGAGTCCGGCGCCACGATTCGCATCGTCCGCGTAACAGAGCAGGGAAGTGACTTCTTGCGGTTCCTGGGGGATTCGGGATTCTCCCTGCTCAAGGAATGTCGCGTGATCTTCAACAGCCCCGAAGCCGGGATCGTGACCACTGTGATCGATGGTCGCGAAGTGACCCTGGGCCACCCGGCCGCCCGTCACGTCCTGGTCGAACGGGTCGGGGATCAGTAG
- the groES gene encoding co-chaperone GroES, with translation MKLTPLDDRVVVEPLSAEEKTAGGIVLPDTAKEKPQRGKVIAVGPGRLLDSGERSPIAVAVGDEVLFSKYGGTEIEVDKKDIKILRESDILAKVLA, from the coding sequence ATGAAATTGACGCCACTTGACGATCGAGTTGTTGTTGAACCATTGTCCGCCGAAGAGAAGACCGCAGGCGGTATCGTTCTGCCAGATACGGCCAAAGAAAAGCCCCAGCGCGGCAAGGTCATCGCAGTGGGCCCCGGCCGGTTGCTCGACAGTGGCGAACGCTCACCCATCGCGGTTGCAGTTGGCGATGAAGTTCTGTTCTCCAAATACGGCGGGACCGAAATCGAAGTCGACAAGAAGGACATCAAGATTCTGCGCGAATCGGATATCCTCGCGAAGGTGTTGGCATAA
- a CDS encoding type B 50S ribosomal protein L31, producing MKEGIHPEYRDVVFQDTSTGVQVVIGSTIKTQKTVEFEGRTLPMVTVDISSASHPFFTGKQKFIDAAGRVEKFQRKYNWGKKDEGAAEAPKE from the coding sequence ATGAAAGAGGGCATTCATCCCGAGTATCGAGACGTGGTCTTTCAGGATACGTCGACGGGAGTTCAGGTTGTCATTGGGTCTACGATCAAGACTCAGAAGACGGTTGAGTTCGAAGGCCGAACCCTTCCCATGGTGACGGTGGACATCAGCTCTGCTTCGCACCCCTTCTTCACCGGCAAGCAGAAGTTCATCGACGCCGCTGGCCGCGTGGAAAAATTCCAGCGCAAATACAACTGGGGCAAGAAGGACGAAGGCGCTGCCGAAGCTCCAAAAGAGTAG
- the groL gene encoding chaperonin GroEL (60 kDa chaperone family; promotes refolding of misfolded polypeptides especially under stressful conditions; forms two stacked rings of heptamers to form a barrel-shaped 14mer; ends can be capped by GroES; misfolded proteins enter the barrel where they are refolded when GroES binds), whose translation MAKLISFDEEARKSLLEGVSKLSRAVKSTLGPRGRNAVLDKGWGSPKVTKDGVTVAQDIDLEDKFQNMGVQLVKEAASKTGDVAGDGTTTATVLAEAIYKNGLRYIASGCDPMALSRGVQKAVDAVTEELRKLSKEVKANDRKGVAEVASIAGNNDPEVGKILSDALMKVGKDGVITVEEGRQISTEVELVEGMQFERGYLSPHFVTDQDSQTVELDSCRVLIYEEKISSAKSLVPLLEKTSKAGVPLLIIAEDVDGEALATLVVNKMRGILKICAVKAPGYGDRRKAMLEDIAVLTGGKAIFKDLGLKLENVELSDLGVAKKIRIDAENTTVVQGAGKKAEIEGRAAQIRSEITKTDSEYDREKLQERLAKLAGGVAQISVGAHTETEMKERKDLIDDALAATRAAIEEGIVPGGGVALLRCLPAVEKLKLNGDEQHGVSLIKTVLEMPLRTIAENAGLDGAVVANNVKKSKDKSYGYDALNERYGDMFDFGVVDPAKVVRSALQNASSVACLLLTTDSIVVDAPKPKSDDHHHDDHHDGGMGGMGGMGGMGMGGMGGMGMGGMGGF comes from the coding sequence GTGGCCAAACTGATCAGTTTTGATGAAGAAGCCCGGAAAAGCCTGTTGGAGGGCGTTTCAAAGTTGTCACGAGCGGTGAAAAGCACGCTCGGACCTCGAGGCCGCAACGCGGTTCTTGATAAGGGTTGGGGTTCACCAAAAGTCACAAAGGACGGCGTGACTGTCGCTCAGGACATCGATCTCGAAGACAAGTTTCAGAACATGGGCGTGCAGCTCGTGAAAGAAGCTGCTTCTAAGACGGGCGATGTTGCTGGGGACGGGACCACGACCGCCACCGTTCTGGCTGAGGCGATCTACAAGAATGGCCTCCGATACATCGCCAGCGGTTGCGATCCGATGGCTCTGAGCCGTGGTGTTCAGAAGGCCGTTGACGCAGTGACCGAAGAGCTGCGAAAGCTCTCGAAAGAAGTGAAGGCCAATGACAGAAAGGGCGTTGCAGAAGTTGCCAGCATCGCGGGAAACAATGATCCCGAAGTCGGCAAGATTCTGTCTGACGCTCTGATGAAGGTTGGTAAAGACGGCGTCATCACTGTGGAAGAAGGACGCCAGATTTCGACGGAAGTCGAACTGGTTGAAGGGATGCAGTTCGAGCGAGGCTATTTGTCTCCTCACTTCGTCACCGATCAGGACAGCCAGACTGTCGAACTCGATTCCTGCCGCGTTCTGATTTACGAAGAAAAAATCAGCAGTGCCAAGTCGCTGGTTCCGCTGCTCGAAAAGACCTCCAAGGCGGGCGTTCCGCTGCTGATTATTGCAGAAGACGTCGATGGCGAAGCTCTGGCGACACTGGTCGTCAACAAGATGCGCGGCATCCTCAAGATCTGTGCGGTCAAGGCTCCCGGCTATGGTGACCGCCGCAAAGCCATGCTCGAAGACATCGCCGTCCTCACCGGCGGCAAGGCGATCTTCAAGGATCTGGGCCTGAAGCTCGAGAACGTCGAACTTTCGGACCTGGGCGTTGCCAAGAAGATCCGAATCGACGCCGAGAATACCACCGTCGTTCAAGGGGCTGGTAAGAAGGCGGAAATCGAAGGGCGTGCAGCTCAGATTCGTTCCGAAATTACCAAGACCGACAGCGAATACGATCGCGAGAAGCTGCAGGAACGCCTGGCCAAGCTGGCCGGTGGCGTCGCTCAGATCAGCGTCGGTGCCCACACTGAAACTGAAATGAAGGAACGCAAGGACCTGATCGACGACGCTCTTGCTGCAACGCGAGCCGCGATCGAGGAAGGGATTGTACCTGGTGGTGGTGTCGCCCTGCTCCGCTGCCTCCCCGCAGTCGAGAAGCTCAAGTTGAATGGCGACGAGCAACACGGCGTTTCGCTGATCAAAACAGTGCTCGAAATGCCACTGCGCACGATTGCCGAGAACGCAGGTCTGGATGGGGCTGTCGTCGCTAACAACGTGAAGAAGTCGAAGGACAAGTCCTACGGCTACGACGCTTTGAACGAGCGTTATGGCGATATGTTCGACTTCGGCGTCGTTGATCCTGCCAAGGTCGTCCGTTCAGCACTGCAGAACGCTTCGAGCGTCGCCTGCCTGCTGCTGACGACCGATTCGATCGTCGTCGATGCACCAAAGCCAAAGTCCGACGATCACCACCATGACGACCATCACGACGGCGGCATGGGAGGAATGGGTGGTATGGGCGGCATGGGAATGGGTGGCATGGGAGGAATGGGGATGGGCGGCATGGGAGGCTTCTAA
- a CDS encoding flagellar export protein FliJ, producing the protein MSFQFSLQSVLKVRQSERNELRQAVSLLERDHAAAVQASESLHVTRDKVVEELRNLNDAEALSPEQIATRQRYCEQLGRELLQLQATIRLAKRKWDLGLKELIAVDQSVKSLERLAERQRSEYLRSSLKAERLEFDDSLRSHRRVA; encoded by the coding sequence ATGTCGTTCCAATTTTCACTGCAATCCGTTTTGAAAGTCCGTCAGTCCGAAAGAAACGAGCTGCGTCAGGCAGTGTCTCTATTGGAACGCGACCATGCCGCAGCGGTTCAGGCGAGTGAATCACTCCACGTCACACGGGACAAGGTCGTCGAGGAACTTCGCAATCTCAACGACGCAGAGGCGTTGTCACCCGAACAGATCGCCACACGCCAGCGGTACTGCGAACAACTGGGACGCGAACTTCTGCAACTGCAGGCGACCATCCGACTCGCCAAACGGAAATGGGATCTCGGCCTGAAAGAATTAATCGCCGTCGACCAATCGGTCAAAAGCCTGGAACGACTCGCGGAACGACAGCGATCCGAATACCTCCGATCCAGCCTGAAAGCAGAGCGTCTGGAATTCGACGACTCGCTCCGCTCCCACCGCCGGGTTGCGTAG
- a CDS encoding MotA/TolQ/ExbB proton channel family protein gives MLVIVLGGIWKLASAQDSAEEPEEKGTTAAVWSNEGKIPTEPYEVWLALGAFRFPLALTSIIVLWFTIERMVVLRHGRVIPNPFVKRFFEHLKSGNLEPRMAIKLCEDNGSPIALVLANGLRKWGKSSVEVEQAIIDGGERQVSQLRKHIRILNGAATIAPLLGLLGTVVGMIDSFNRISQSAAMGKSEALASGIGLSLLTTAAGLGIAIPSLIMYMYFTGRVDSLVIEMDGLAQDLVDIISAEGLSEQARAAAKANSAKAESRRAV, from the coding sequence ATGCTCGTCATTGTTTTGGGGGGGATCTGGAAACTTGCCTCCGCTCAGGACTCCGCCGAAGAGCCCGAGGAAAAGGGAACGACAGCAGCTGTCTGGTCGAATGAAGGCAAAATCCCCACCGAACCCTACGAAGTCTGGCTTGCGCTGGGGGCATTTCGCTTTCCCCTGGCCCTCACTTCGATCATCGTATTATGGTTTACGATCGAACGGATGGTCGTACTTCGCCACGGTCGGGTTATTCCCAATCCCTTTGTGAAGCGATTCTTCGAGCACCTGAAATCAGGCAATCTCGAACCGAGAATGGCGATCAAGCTTTGCGAGGACAACGGCAGTCCGATCGCGCTGGTTCTTGCCAACGGTTTGCGGAAATGGGGCAAAAGTAGTGTCGAAGTAGAGCAGGCCATCATCGATGGCGGGGAACGGCAGGTCAGTCAATTGCGAAAGCATATTCGCATTCTAAATGGTGCTGCCACAATCGCTCCGCTTCTGGGACTTCTGGGGACTGTGGTGGGGATGATCGACTCGTTTAACCGCATCTCGCAAAGCGCGGCGATGGGTAAATCGGAAGCGCTGGCAAGCGGAATTGGATTGTCGTTGCTGACCACCGCGGCAGGACTCGGAATCGCCATTCCGTCGCTGATTATGTACATGTATTTCACCGGACGGGTGGATTCGCTGGTGATCGAGATGGACGGGCTGGCTCAGGATCTCGTCGATATCATTTCTGCAGAAGGGCTTTCGGAACAGGCTCGTGCGGCGGCGAAAGCGAATTCTGCCAAAGCAGAATCGCGCCGCGCTGTTTGA
- a CDS encoding nucleotide exchange factor GrpE has translation MADEKPELDPVQTPPESGAPTVAEQLQAALAERDQYKEKWTRTLADLENFRKRIYREMDDERKYQSLPLLKSLLPVFDGLDRAVFAASQSKNFDDLLNGLLMTIKQIDGALAGHGAKAIVAEGQPFDPNLHEAVSQVPSKEYPPLTVINDVERGYTLHDRVVRPSKVIVSTAAAE, from the coding sequence ATGGCGGATGAGAAGCCTGAACTCGATCCAGTACAAACTCCTCCCGAAAGTGGTGCACCAACAGTGGCAGAACAACTTCAAGCAGCACTTGCGGAACGAGATCAATACAAAGAGAAGTGGACCCGCACTTTGGCGGATCTCGAAAACTTTCGTAAGCGGATCTATCGCGAGATGGACGACGAACGAAAGTATCAGTCGCTGCCATTGCTGAAGTCACTGTTGCCGGTATTCGATGGTCTGGACCGTGCGGTCTTTGCGGCCTCGCAGTCGAAGAACTTTGACGATCTGCTCAACGGTCTCCTCATGACCATCAAGCAGATTGATGGTGCACTGGCGGGGCACGGAGCCAAAGCGATCGTGGCCGAAGGGCAGCCCTTCGATCCAAACCTGCATGAAGCGGTCAGCCAGGTCCCCTCCAAAGAGTATCCCCCACTGACCGTGATCAACGACGTCGAACGGGGCTATACCTTGCATGACCGGGTTGTTCGCCCCAGCAAGGTCATCGTCAGCACGGCTGCGGCTGAGTGA
- the groL gene encoding chaperonin GroEL (60 kDa chaperone family; promotes refolding of misfolded polypeptides especially under stressful conditions; forms two stacked rings of heptamers to form a barrel-shaped 14mer; ends can be capped by GroES; misfolded proteins enter the barrel where they are refolded when GroES binds) → MAKQLLFEDRARIKLLHGVETLAKAVAVTMGPTGRNVIIDKSFGNPVVTKDGVTVSKEVELDDPYENMGAKLVNEVASKTSDVAGDGTTTATVLARAIYSEGLRGLTLGANPTVVRKGIEKAVNAAIEFIEKMAKPVEKKEEIAQVGAISANNDRVVGDLIADAMEKVGRDGVITVEEGKGNTTTLELAEGLQFDKGYVSPYFVNHPESMQCILEDCYILLFEKKISNLREFVPLLEKVAQRSKPLLVVAEDVDSEALTALVVNKLRGVLNICAVKAPGFGDRRKAMMGDMAVQTGGTLISEDLGIKLESVEIAHLGRAKKVEVTKDTCTIIDGAGDKEQIKARVDQIRRQIEATESEYDREKFQERLAKMTGGVAIISVGAATEAEMKQTKARMEDALHATRAAVEEGILPGGGVALLRSIQAISELKVKGDEKIGVQIVIKALEGPIRQIVGNSGLDGSVVADEVRSMPTNTGYDANAGKYVDMFKAGVIDPAKVVKSALRNAASIAGLMLTTQVLVTRSDDTDGKAKSKVEGAIR, encoded by the coding sequence GTGGCTAAGCAACTTTTGTTTGAAGATCGGGCCCGCATCAAGCTGCTTCACGGCGTGGAAACGCTGGCGAAGGCGGTCGCAGTGACGATGGGTCCGACCGGCCGGAATGTCATCATTGACAAGTCATTCGGTAACCCCGTTGTGACCAAAGACGGTGTGACGGTATCGAAGGAAGTCGAACTCGACGACCCGTACGAGAATATGGGTGCCAAACTCGTTAACGAAGTTGCCTCCAAGACCAGCGACGTGGCTGGTGACGGGACGACGACGGCGACGGTTCTCGCTCGCGCCATTTACAGCGAAGGGCTTCGCGGACTGACCCTCGGTGCCAATCCGACCGTCGTTCGTAAGGGAATCGAAAAGGCTGTGAACGCAGCGATCGAGTTCATCGAAAAGATGGCGAAGCCGGTCGAAAAGAAGGAAGAAATCGCCCAGGTTGGCGCGATCTCTGCCAACAACGACCGCGTGGTGGGTGACCTGATCGCCGACGCGATGGAGAAAGTCGGTCGAGACGGCGTGATCACTGTGGAAGAAGGAAAAGGGAACACGACCACTCTCGAACTGGCCGAAGGTCTGCAGTTCGATAAGGGCTATGTCTCTCCCTACTTCGTCAATCACCCTGAATCGATGCAGTGCATTCTCGAAGATTGCTACATCCTGCTCTTCGAAAAGAAGATCTCGAATCTGCGAGAGTTTGTGCCTCTGCTCGAAAAGGTTGCCCAGCGCAGCAAGCCGCTGCTGGTCGTCGCCGAAGACGTCGACAGCGAAGCTTTGACTGCTCTGGTGGTCAACAAGCTGCGTGGCGTGCTGAATATCTGTGCCGTTAAGGCTCCAGGATTCGGTGATCGCCGCAAAGCCATGATGGGCGATATGGCAGTCCAGACCGGTGGAACGTTGATTTCGGAAGATCTCGGCATCAAGCTGGAATCTGTCGAGATTGCTCACCTCGGCCGGGCCAAGAAAGTTGAAGTCACCAAGGACACCTGCACGATCATCGACGGAGCGGGCGACAAAGAGCAAATCAAGGCTCGCGTCGATCAGATTCGTCGCCAGATCGAAGCCACGGAAAGCGAATACGATCGCGAGAAGTTCCAGGAACGACTTGCGAAGATGACGGGTGGAGTTGCCATCATTTCCGTCGGTGCTGCCACCGAAGCGGAAATGAAGCAGACCAAGGCACGAATGGAAGACGCACTGCACGCAACCCGTGCTGCCGTCGAAGAAGGCATTCTGCCAGGGGGCGGTGTTGCACTGCTTCGTTCCATCCAGGCCATCAGCGAATTGAAGGTCAAGGGGGACGAAAAGATCGGCGTCCAGATCGTCATCAAGGCCCTGGAAGGTCCGATCCGGCAGATCGTGGGCAACAGTGGACTCGACGGCAGCGTTGTCGCTGACGAAGTTCGCAGCATGCCAACCAACACGGGCTACGATGCCAACGCCGGAAAGTACGTCGACATGTTCAAGGCGGGGGTCATCGATCCTGCCAAGGTCGTCAAGAGTGCTTTGCGTAACGCGGCTTCGATTGCCGGCCTGATGCTGACCACCCAGGTGCTTGTCACGCGAAGTGACGACACCGACGGGAAGGCCAAGAGCAAGGTTGAAGGAGCGATTCGATAG